CCATGATATAAAATTTATTTAGTTAAAATAATAGTTACCTCTAAAGATAACTAAAATTAAGACCCTAAATAAATTAAAACGTCACTTTCTAGCCATTAATAGCTTCTACCATAGCGACTTTGCCTGGCAACATTTCTTTTAGCATGTTCTCAATACCACTCTTTAAAGTGTATGTAGACGATGGACAACCACTACAAGCGCCTTGTAGAAGTACGCTTACATTTTTTGTTTCTTCATCATAAGATATAAACTGAATATTACCACCATCACTAGCTACAGCAGGTTTTACGTATTCTTCAAGAATATTTATAATTTCTTTAGACGTATCATCAAGCGTATCAAAATGTGTATCAACGTGTTCTGTAGATTTTTTTAGAGTTTCTACTGCTTCTGGTAAAACAACTTCTTTTCCATCTTCAATATAACTTCTAATAAATTCACGAAGTTCTAAAGTAATACCATCCCATTCGGCGATATCGTATTTCGTAATAGAAACGTAATTTTCATCAAGAAAAACGCTTTTTACAAAAGGAAAATGAAACAACTCGGTAGCCAATGGCGAAAGTTTTGCCTCATCAATAGAAGTGAATTCAAAAAGGGCTGTTACTATTTTTTTGTTAGCAACAAACTTTATAACAGCAGGGTTTGGTGTACTTTCTGCGTAAACAGTAACCGGAACTTTTTTAGGAGCTGCCGATTCTTCCATTACAATACCATTATCATTTAAATAGGCTTCAATTTGTTCAGCCATTTCATCTTGCACATCGGTCCATTCTACTATACTGTAACGTTCTACAGCAATAAAATTACCCGAAATGTAAACCTTTTTTACAAAGGGTAAATAAAATAATTGTTGAGCTAAAGGCGATCCTTTTGCCTCATCAATATTATTAAATTCGAAACTTTGGTGCTGTGTAATAAATTGATTTAACTCAAATTTTACTATGCTATCGTTAGATGTTTCTTTAATAGAAACCTTGAAATTACTCATTTTAGCTATTTTTTTACAAAAATACTAAAAGAAAACTTTAGATATCCATATATTTGAGTTTTGTTGCCCAATTGTAGAACTGAACCAAGTATGTAATTACTAGTAAGTTTAAGGCTATAATTTTTTAATAATCAAGGCGTTTATAATAGCAAACATACCTCGTGTACAAGTTATGAGATTAAAATTTAGTTTTATGGTAATTGCAACAATGTTGTTTTCCAACATGGCAACTTCTCAAGAAGGATTACCCATTTATACAGATTATCTAACCGATAATTATTATTTAATTCACCCATCTATGGCAGGAGCCGCAAATTGTGCAAAGCTACGCCTTACAGCTCGCCAACAATGGTTTGGGCAAGAAGATGCTCCAAAATTAATGACCATGAGTGTTAATAGCCGTATTGGCGATACACCATCGGCAGTTGGAGGAATTCTATACACCGATAAAAACGGATATCACTCGCAAACTGGAGCTTATGCAACTTATGCGCATCACCTTATGTTTTCGCGTTCTCCTGTAGATTTAAATATGCTTTCTTTCGGTTTAAGTGCCGGAATTATTCAATATAAATTAGATGAGACTTCTTTTCTTTTCGATGGTCCAGATCCAATAATCGATGGTACAGTACAAAGTGAAACCAACTTCAATTTAGATTTCGGTTTTTCTTACCAGTTTTTAGATTATTATGCACACGGTACGGTTAAGAATTTAATTAAAAACTCAGGAGTAAATAGCGACCAGAATATTACAAGTAATTTAAGACGCTACCTATTTTCTTTAGGAGCTGTTTTTGGTAGCTATGGAAGCACTTGGAGTTACGAGCCATCAATAATGTTTCAATATCGCGATGCAACAAAAGAGGGTGGTATAGATATTAATGCCAAGGCATACAAACAAATGGATTTTGGTAAAATTTGGGGTGGGATTTCATACCGTCAAAGTAGTGATGGCGCGGAATATTTAACCTCTACCAATTCGGTTAAAAGTCAAAAACTACAGCAAATTACACCAATTTTAGGTGTTAATTTTAATGAGTTTATGTTTGCTTACACATACACCTATCAATCAAACTCTTTAGTGTTTACAAATGGTGGTTTTCACCAGTTTACCCTAGGTTACAACTTTAATTGCAGAAAAGAGGCTTACCATTGTAACTGTCCGGCAGTTAATTAAAATAAAGACATTACATTCTATACATAACATCAAATCCCACTAATGACTTAGTGGGATTTGATGTTTAATAACTTCTTAGCTTGGGCGTGTCGCCTCCTAAGGTCGGCGCCGGGCTTTTACTACTCGCTCCCTTCCTTTGGTCGGGGAGCTCAAACAGGCCGTTCAATCCCTCACGCACTATCCGCATCGGTAGTTTACTAAACCATTAATACGGGTTTACTTCCAAGTATAATTTTTCTTTTGAGCTTGTGCTTTAATAGCGTTAGTCATGGCGTTTTCTAAACCATTATTACCCTCTGTTTTTTGTTTCGAAATATAAACTTTACGTTTCGCATTAAGTTCTTGTATTTCATTCTGAATATCTTCACGTTCCTTACGTTTTGTGTCAATATAACCTTTAATTTCCTCAGTAGATTTTCCTTTCAATTCTGCTGGTAAAGCATCATCTTTTAAATCTGATATAACAACTTCGTCCATTTCTTCAGCATCTACTAAATCCCAAGATTTGTTTTTGTACAAATGCGAGCTTTTACTAACCGATCTACTCACGGCATTTGCTTTGCTGTAACCGGCAGCATTTTTATCTTGTTCAGCTTGCATTTCCATTTTGCGTTGCCCTTTAGAACCGTAAGTCACATAAGTACTATTTAGTTTTTTGTTCAAAATTAAAATAGTATCATCATAAGGCGATGCAATATGTACCGTTTTGGTGTTTTGTTCAATAGCCATATAGTCGCCTTTTGTTAACTGGGCACCAGCTTGCCATTTACTAGAAATACCTTGTCTGTAATTACCGCAAAAAATGGTGTTTACAGTAACATCTTTTTCGTTTGCATTTGTGGTTGCATCTTGGTAATTCACCTTTCCTTGCGTAAAAGCTTCGTTTCCAGCAATAAAAATGAGTTTTAAATCGTCTGGGTTTTTACCCCAGTTTAATTGGTTTAATGAAGTTTGGATAACTTGTCCACAATATTCTTCACCACCATTTGTGGTTAAGGAAAATAACTCTTTAGAGATATCATCTAAATCATCACTAAAGGCTAATACTTGTTTTATGTAGCCTTCATCTCCGTTTAAATTATCATTACCATATTCATATAGAGCAATTTGTAAATTTGGCTTATTTGTTCCGCATTTAGCATAAGATAGCTCGTTTACAATATCCCAAAGTTGAGCTTTTGCCTGATTTATTAAACCGTCCATGCTATTACTGGTGTCTAATAAAAGCGCCACCTTAATAAATTGTTTATTAGGCTCCTTGTCGTTCTTTTCCTTTTCAATTTCGTGCTCAACGGTATGTTCAGCATAAAGTTCTGGTTGCTTTTTATTATTGGCGTTACAAGAAGTGAAACCAATTAAGGCAGCACAAAAGACGAATGTTTTTAAGTGTGTTTTCATAGTTTTTGTTTTTTAAATGAGAAAGATTTCAATACTGTAAAACTAAATTCAAACCAGTTCATAATAAAACAGGAATGCGTAGCACGGGCATTTCAATGCGTGACATTAACCTTTTAATTAGTAAGCGCGACTTTTAGGCTGGTAAAAGGGCATTATTTATAAAACCATCATTTTATTATACCAAGTAAAGTGCGTAAGTTTATCGTTGTGAAAATTATAATGAATACTTATTTAAAATATATAGCGCTTTTAAGCTTTGTTCTGTTCAGTACGTTTGTGTTGGCGCAGAATAACGGTGGATTAAATATTCAGGGTGAAAGATTTACTGTGCGTGGTTCAGTGATTGAAAGTGATACCCGAAACCCAATTCCAGATGTAAACATTGAAGTTAACGGTGGCGGATATGCAACCACCGATATTATGGGCGATTTTAGAATTGAGGTGCGTATTGGTGATGAGCTTACCATTCGATACAAAGATTTTGAAACCGTTTATTATACCATAAAAAGTAACGAGCGTATCGAAGTTCAGGTAGAGACTAATAAAAAAGAACGTACTTTATCTAAGTATAGTAAACGATTACGGAGTAATCCTGAATCTTTTAAATCGCTAATAGATTCGGCAGATGTCTATTTAAAAAAAGATGCTCGAAAAAGTATTCAGTTTATTTCTGAAGCTTTAGTTGAAACCAATTCTGCCAAAGAAAATGGTATTGCTTACGAGTCTTTAGGCGATATTTATTTTTATTGGAAACAGTACGATTTAGCGGTTTCTAATTATAGAATAAGCCTCCAAAGTGCCAACAGTAACGAGGTGTCTTTAAAGCTTGCAAATGCTTATAAACTCAATAAAAACTACCAAGAAAGTATACAAACCTATAAAGCACTCGATAAAAGAGAATTTACCAATTGGCAATTAGTATCGCTTTATGAAGGTTTGGGCGATGTGTATTTGTTAACTAAAGACTTCAATACATCTATAGATAATTATAAACAAGGTTTAACCGTGGCTCAAAACCATTTAATAAAACCCAAAGAAACCGATTTAAACTCCAAAATAGCGCAGGCTTATAGTGCAAAAGGAGATGCAGATAAGGCAAAAGGCTTTTTCTATAAATCATTAAATCTTGCCAATAGCGAAAATAAAAAAAGAGCCGTTTCAGAAAAATTAAAGGTAGCCGATTTTCAAAATGATATCAGCGATTATTCTGAAGAAATTCAGCTTAGAAAAGAGGCATTAAATACTATTAGTGAAATTGAAGCCGATTCTGTTTTCGATAATGAAAGCCCGTTAACGCCGCAAAAACAAAACTATAAAATAGGAAATGCTTATGCCTCACAAGGTGATGTAGGTAATGCGATAAGTTACCTTGAAAAAAGTATTGTTGAAGCTGAAAGTAAATCGGATTTAATTGTGAAAAAAGATGCCACTCGAAGATTATCTGAGGTTTATCAAACAGCCGAAGATTACGAGAAATCATTAAAAGCATTCCAAGATTATGTAGATTTAGTAGATCAGGTTTATGCTAAAAAAGAACAGCAAATTTCGCAAGCTGCACGTTTTAGTAAGGAGTTGTCGACTAAGCAAAATAGAATTACTAGCTTAGAGAGCGATCGTGAATTATCAGAGAGTAAATACCAACTTTCTACAGAGCAAACTAAGCGTCAAAAACTTATTATTTATTCATTAATTGGTGGTTTAGCTTTGTTATTACTCGCCGCTTTTTTAATGTTTAAGTATATAAAACAGCAGCGTTTGGCTAATAATTTATTGGCTTTAAAAAGTTTACGAAGCCAAATGAATCCACACTTTATTTTTAATGCGTTAAATTCTGTAAATAGTTTTATAGCTTCTAACGACGAACGTACGGCTAATAAATATCTAACCGATTTTTCATTGTTAATGCGTGCTGTTTTAGAAAATAGTGAGCAAGATTTTATTCCTTTAGAAAAAGAAATTAAGCTGTTAGAGCTGTATACTAAATTAGAACATTTTCGATTTAAAGATAAGTTTGATTATACCATTAAAGTGGATAAAAATATCAATGTAAACGATTTTGTAATTCCGCCTATGTTACTTCAACCTTATATAGAAAATGCAGTTTGGCACGGGTTACGTTATAAAAAAACAAAGGGAAATTTAGAAATAGCCATTAATCAATCTAACCCAAATGAAATTACGATAAGTATTATAGATGATGGTATTGGACGCACACAATCTAAGGCTTTAAAAACCGAGCATCAGCAAAAGCAAAACTCACAAGGAATGGGGAATATTAAAAAACGTGTTTCTATTCTAAATGAGATGTATAAAGATAAAGTTGATGTGTCTATTGGTGATTTTCAAAAGGAAGTCGATACCGGAACAAAAGTTATTGTAACGCTCAAAAAAGATTAAAATAAGTTTGAAGATGAAGGTAGGAACTAAATAGTTCTGCTGAAAATATTCAACTTAAAATTTATATATATGAAATTAACCGCCATAATTGTTGAAGACGAAGAAACCAGTAGAGAAATTCTAAAAAATTATCTCAAAAAGTACTGCCCAAATGTTGTTGTTTTAGGTGAAGCATCAAACGTGGAGGAGGCTTTGGTTTTAATTCGAAATAACGATTTGGATTTGGTCTTTTTAGATGTTGAAATGCCTTATGGAAATGCTTTCGATTTATTGGATAAGGTAGGCGATGTTAATTTTGAAACCGTATTTGTAACAGCCTATAATCATTATGCCATAGAGGCTTTAAATGCCCATGCGAGTTATTATTTAATGAAACCTATTTCTATTGATGAACTTATAAAGGCAGTAGATTACGTTACTGAAATAAGAACTAAGGAAAATGCGTTACAAGATGAAGTGTTAGTGCCTAAAACCAATAATATTAGTGGGAAAATAACGATTCCGCAAATCGATGGATTCGAAATTCTGAACACTGCAGATATTTTGTATTGCAAAGCCGATGATAATTATACAGAAATTTATTTGAACAATAATAAAAAGAAACTAGTTAGTAAAACACTTAAGTATTTTGAAGATGCTTTAACGGAATCTACTTTTGCTCGGGTGCATAAATCGTATTTGGTAAATGTAAACGAAGTTGTAAAATACTTAAAAGGAAAGGGCGGAAGTGTTTTACTTAGCAACGGAAAGGAAATTATGGTTTCAGCGTCTAAAAAAGCTCAGTTATTATCTTATTTTAAATAGTTTTACAATATTATTTCCGCGAAAGCGTAACCTTAAAAACTCAATTTATTATGCCTATTATAAAAACTATAAACGGAAAAACACCTCAATTACCAAGCGATTGTTACATAGCAGAAAATGCTGTAATAGTTGGCGATGTTACTGTTGGAACACAATGTAGTATTTGGTTTAGTTCCGTAATTCGTGGCGATGTGCATTACATAAAAATGGGTAACAAGGTAAACGTTCAAGATGGTGCGGTAATACATGCTACGTATCAAAAATCGCCAACAACTATAGGTAATAATGTATCTATTGGGCATAATGCCATTGTACATGGGTGCACTATTCACGATAATGTTTTGGTTGGAATGGGTAGTATCATTATGGACGATTGCGTAATTGAAAGTAATAGCATTATTGCAGCTGGAGCTGTGGTTACCAAAAATACGCGTGTAGAATCGGGTAGTATTTATGCCGGTGTACCTGCTAAAAAAGTTAAAGATATTAGCGAAGAATTGATCTCGGGAGAAATAAATCGTATAGCCGATAATTACATTAAATATTCGAGTTGGTTTAAAGAATAGTTTTTTTGAATGTGAAGTTATTGTGGTCTGAAAAACAAGGTGTACATGGTGCCAGTTGTTCCTGCACCACCGCCAAAATTTATAGCCATAGAACCATCTCCTTTTAAATCACCTCCATAAGAAATTGAACGAGAAAAACGGCCTTCGGCTTCTAATGTGAGGTTAAAACCGCCTTCGGTATTATTTATTCTATCGAACGATTTTACAGTTTTATCGGCGTTTAAATACAGTACATAACCCCAACCTTCGTATTGTTGGTTTGCACCCGTAACTAAATCTGCTATACCATCGCCATCTATATCGCCAGGTGCACACATGGCATGACCTAAGTTGGCTCCAAAAGTTCCGTTAGGATTAATATCCGTAACTAATTCATCTGTAAAGCCATTTAACCCTTCTGTTATTTTTGTTTTAGATACAACGTTGTAAGTTGTAGAATCTAAAGATAGAATCCAGATGGCACCTTTTCCTCCATCGGACATAAAAGCGCCTACGGCTAATTCTTTATTGCCATCATTATCGAGATCTCCAAGCATTGCAACTTCTCGACCACCAAACTGATCGTTATCTTCTAAACCATCGCCAAAACCACCTTGTGTTGAGCTAATGGTTACTTTGTTGGCATAAATTACTTGAGAATTGGCATTTAAAAATAAAATATCTATAGCGCCTCTATTACTGCCTCCGTCGTTAGAACCGGGAGCGCATGCTACTAAATCTATTCTTCCATCGTTATTTAAATCGCCTATAGAAGATAATCCATTGGCATTAATATTTTCGTTTTTCACAAAGTTTTTAACGGTACCATCGGCTTTTAGATGAATAATATATAAAGCATTATTTGGAGCAACGGGAGCAGCAACGGCAATGTCAGGAATGCCATCGTCATCATAATCTCCAATCCCTGCAACACCATAACCGAAAAAATTGCCTTCATTTAAAACTTCTGAAAAACCACCGGAAAGCATCGATATTTTTTGATTGGCTTTTACTGTTCCATCATTATTCATAAATAAAATGTAAACAGCTCCAGCATCGATTTCTCCATCATCATCAGATCGAGCGCCAACTACAAAGTCTATAACCCCATCACCATCAATATCACCAATTTTATCATGGTCGCGCCCAAAGCGATCTCCACTTTCTAAACTAGCGACTAAGCCTCCAGAACCTTCTGTGATAGTAACAGAGCCTTCAGGTTGATATTGTAATATGTTTTCAGGGATGACTTCTTCAGAATCATTTGAGTTTTCATTATTAGAACAAGATATAAACGTAAGTGCTACTAAAAGGACAGTTAGAATTTTCATGGTTTGTATTTAATTAATCATTAGACCTCTACTTTTATAAAAGGTTTAATCTACCGCGGTTTTACTAACTGCCAACCAATATTAGAGTGAAAGTTTGGAAATTATATCTTGAATTGTCCTTACTAATTAGAAATCGGCAATTTCAATATTGAATTTTTTATTTAACAGGGTATGCATCATTTCTGGATTACCGTTGGTTAAAAACCGATTTTCAGTAAGTTTCGTTGATGTATTTAATAAGTTGTTTTGTTGTAAAATAGCTTTAGTTTGGCGTGCTACGGCTTCACCGGAATCTATTATTTTCACGTGATTTGGTAGGATGTCGAGGAGTAATGGCATTAAATATGGGTAGTGCGTACAGCCTAAAACCAGATGGTCTATGTTGGCAGCTATCATGGGGCTGAGGTAGATTTTTAATAGTGATTTCATTTCTGAAGAATCTAATTTCCCGGATTCAATGAGGTCTACAATGCCTTCACCAACTTGTTCGATAATATGTATGCTTTTTGAAAATATCCCTGCTGTTTTTGAGAATAATGCGCTGCTTAATGTGCCCTGTGTTGCCAAGATACCGATGGCGTTTGTTTTGGTTTGTAGGGCTGCTGGTTTAATGGCGGGTTCTATGCCTATAAACGGAATTTTGTATTGGTAACGCAGATAATCTATAGCATTTGTGGTTGCTGTATTGCAAGCTACTACTATTATTTTACAGTTTTGATTGAGTAAATATTCGGTGTTTTTTATGCTTAAATCTATAATGGCATCTTTGCCTTTAGAGCCGTAAGGCGCGTGTTTGCTATCGGCTAAATAAAGCGTGTTCTCGTTTGGTAAAAGCGCGTTAATTTCTTTCCAGATGGAAGTTCCTCCAACGCCAGAATCGAAAATGCCTATAGAGTTTTTATTCATTTTAAAGCTTGTTTTTTTTGGCGTCGCGTATTTCTTTTTCTAGATGGTCTAAATATAAAATGCCACTTAAATGATCTATTTCGTGTTGAAATATTACGGCTGTAAAATCGCTTATGGTTTCATGTTTATGTTCGGCATGCATGGTATCATATTCAATATCTATTGAAAAGGAACGACTATTAAGCATATCACTGCGGTTCGGGATGGATAAACAGCCTTCTTTTACCGATTGTTTTTCCGTTGAATATTTGGTGATTTGTGGATTTAAATAGACCTCGAACGGGTGGTTCTCTTTATCGAAACGCTGTACCCATATAATGTTTTTTAGAATACCTACCTGCGGAGCGGCAATACCAACACCCATAGATATGCTATCTCTAACTGTAGCGTAGAGTCTGCTAACAAAGGTTTTTAAAACAACGTTGTTTGGCGATGGTTTTACGAATGCACTTTTCGAACGTAGTAAAAGTGAATCTTTTTTATTGGTTATTTTAAAAACACACATGGGTGCTAAACTATCGGCACTTGAAATTAACTGCGTTTGCTCTTTAGAAAAAGTTTGATTAATAAGAGATTTGCTGCCAGAACAGCTAGCTAAAATGATTAGTAATAAAAGGGGGTATATTTTAGTTTTCATTAGAGTAAACATAATAAAATAAGAACGGTTAAACTACCATTCGTTTATTTTGTTGGAGTCTAATTTAATAAAAATAAAGATTAAAATAGTAAATGCCCAAAGTCCGGAGCCACCATAACTAAAAAGTGGTAATGGAATACCGATGGTTGGAATTAAGCCCATAACCATACCTATATTGATTAAAAAGTGGATAAATACAATGGCCGCAACTCCATAGCCATAAACACGACTGAATTGCGATTTTTGAAGTTCAGCTAAGTGTAATATACGCAGTAGTAATACTACAAAAACGATTACTACAAAGGAGCTGCCAAGAAAACCCCACTCTTCGCCAACGGTGCTGAAAATATAATCGGTATGCTGTTCTGGTACAAATTTACCAGTGGTACGTGTACCTTCCATAAAACCTTTACCAGAAAGACCGCCTGAGCTTATGGCTTTTTCCGATTCGTTTAGGTTGTAAGCAAAGGTTTGCTTCATTTTCTGAAGTTTGACAGGGTCTTTTTCTAAGCGTAACCAAAGACTTATTCTATCTTGTTGGTGCGGTTGTAAAATGCTTTGATAGAAGAATTTCACCCCAAATGAAACAGATAAGGCTGCTATTAAAACAAGTGATAATTGGTATATTCTAAGTTTTCTTTTATTAATAAAATGGTAAGAAATCACCACAATAATAGCAATTATTGATGTTATTATAGCTCCGAATTTTAAAGATAAAATAGAGAGTAATATGACTGAAACAGCAAGTGTTAAATAGTATTTTGGTAAGCCTTCGCGATACAAAACAAAGAAGAAAGCGCCATAAACAATGGTACTTCCGGTGTCGTTTTGTAGTAATACAAGAAAGGCAGGTGTTATAATTATAGCAAACGTTTTAATTTGATCGCTAAAGTTTTTAATGTTGGTGTTTAAATCACTAATATATTTGGCGACGGCCAAGGCTGTGGCTGTTTTTGCAAATTCACTAGGTTGCAACGTCATGCCTCCAATGGCATACCAAGATGTAGCTCCGTTTACGTTTTTACCGAATATAAAGAGCCCGACTAGGGATAACATGGATATAATATAGATGAGGCTAGAGAAACGTTCGTAGAACTTAGCATCTATAGCTAAGAGTAGTATAATTAAACCAAAGGTTAAAAAAATGAAAACAAGTTGTTTACCGAAGGGTTGAGAAAGATCGAAATAATCTAAAGTTACTCCGGTGTGTGATGCCGATAAAATATTAAGCCAACCAAAACCTACTAAAAGAAAAAATAGAAAGATAGTAATCCAATCGAATTTAAAATGTCTGTTAGTGTCTCTAACCATTAATTTGCTGTTTTATGTATTTTATTCAGCTCTGTTTTTAGTCGATTGTATTCCTTGTCTTCAACAATTTGCAAGCTTGTTTGTCCGTTAATTCTAAAAGGTTCACCAGAATAAGGTTTAGCATATTCGTTCTCTAAACTATGCTTTAAAAGCCACTCTTCTAAATCTTTTCGGGTAATTTCTTTTTTAATATGTTTTTCAATCATTAAACTGGCAATTCGTCCAGCAAAACGACTTCCCCAGTATCCGTTTTCAACAAAAACAGCAATAGCTATTTTAGGGTTATCTTTTGGTGCAAAGGCTAAAAATATAGAATGGTCGGTAAGCTGTGTTCTTACGCTATCAATTTTTACAAAGTTTTCTACAGTTCCAGTTTTTCCACAAATGTCAATATCTTTTACTTGTAAAGATGCTGCCGTACCTTGTTTGTAAACTTGTAGCATACCCTCGATAACAGGTTCGAAATTTTGCTTGTCTATAGTAGTTATTTTAGGTTTTGTAAATTGTTCTGGTAAAGTTTCGTTTTCAATACTTTTTATAATGTGTGGCGTAAAATAATGACCACGATTAGCAATCGCAGCAGCCATGTTTGCTAATTGAATTGGTGTTGTAGCAACTTCTCCTTGACCAATGGAATTAGAAATGGTGTAAGTAGAGTAGAAGGTGTTTGGATAGATATGTTTGTAATAAGCACGGTCTGGAATACGTCCTTTTTGACCTACATATAAATCGTTGTTTAAAAATTCACCTAACCCAAAACTTTTAGCATGATTACTCCAGGTATCAATACCTGCTGAAGCATTACCGTTTTTATCTAAAATTTTTCGGTATGTAGTAGCAAAGTATGCATTGCACGAGCGTTGTATACCAGAAATCATATCATTTCTAGTACCGCTGTGGCAGTGACATTTCATAAATCTATTTCCGTATTTATAACCTGCGTAACAGGTAACAGTTTCATCTGGAGTTACAACGCCTTCTTGTAAAGCGATTAAGGCATTCATTAATTTAAATGGTGATCCTGGCTCATAAACGCCTTGTAAACTTCTATTGAAAAGAGGTTTGGCAATAGAATCGTTATAGAGTTTGGTGAAATTTTTAGAACGATTTCTTCCTACTAAAATATTAGGATCGTAGGTTGGTGCTGCAACCATGGCTAAGATTTCTCCAGACGATGGTTCTATGGCAATAACACCACCACGTTTATTCTGCATAAGCAATTCGCCGTAGGCCTGTAAATCGGCATCAATTGTGATTTTAATGTCTTTACCTTGTTCTGGAGTAATATCGAATTCGCCATCTTTATACGGGCCGATATCTCGATTGAATCTATCTTTTTGAATAAATTTTAAACCTTTAACACCACGCAACGTTTCTTCATAAGAAGCCTCAATACCTTGTTTTCCGATAAGGTCACCCATTTTGTAGTAATCGTCACGATTTAGAATGGCATTGTTTACCTCTCCAATATCACCTAAAACGTTGGCGCCAATAGTGGTTTCGTAATGTCTAAGTGAACGTTTTTGAATGTAGAAACCTTTAAACTTGCGCATTTTTTCTTGTAACACAGCATAATCAGATTTTGATAAATGTGAAACAAAAACAGATGATAATCTTGGAGAATAACGACGTGCTTTGTTGTATGTTGAGATGAATTTTTCTTTATCAATTTTTAAAAGATTACAAAATTCTAAAGTATCTAGTGGTTCTACTTCGCGCGGAATCACCATGACATCGTATGATGGCTGATTGGAAACTAAAAGCTCCCCGTTTCTGTCGTATACAAAGCCTCTTTTTGGGTAATCCCATACTTTTCTAATGGCATTATCATCGTATAAACTGTCTGAATTCGAGCTGTACACTTGAAGATAAAAAAGCCTAGAAATAAATAAAACACCAACAAGAATGATGGAGATAAAAAGTAAAAATTGTCTCATTTC
The window above is part of the Algibacter sp. L3A6 genome. Proteins encoded here:
- a CDS encoding gamma carbonic anhydrase family protein, with product MPIIKTINGKTPQLPSDCYIAENAVIVGDVTVGTQCSIWFSSVIRGDVHYIKMGNKVNVQDGAVIHATYQKSPTTIGNNVSIGHNAIVHGCTIHDNVLVGMGSIIMDDCVIESNSIIAAGAVVTKNTRVESGSIYAGVPAKKVKDISEELISGEINRIADNYIKYSSWFKE
- a CDS encoding type IX secretion system membrane protein PorP/SprF yields the protein MRLKFSFMVIATMLFSNMATSQEGLPIYTDYLTDNYYLIHPSMAGAANCAKLRLTARQQWFGQEDAPKLMTMSVNSRIGDTPSAVGGILYTDKNGYHSQTGAYATYAHHLMFSRSPVDLNMLSFGLSAGIIQYKLDETSFLFDGPDPIIDGTVQSETNFNLDFGFSYQFLDYYAHGTVKNLIKNSGVNSDQNITSNLRRYLFSLGAVFGSYGSTWSYEPSIMFQYRDATKEGGIDINAKAYKQMDFGKIWGGISYRQSSDGAEYLTSTNSVKSQKLQQITPILGVNFNEFMFAYTYTYQSNSLVFTNGGFHQFTLGYNFNCRKEAYHCNCPAVN
- a CDS encoding NifU family protein, which translates into the protein MSNFKVSIKETSNDSIVKFELNQFITQHQSFEFNNIDEAKGSPLAQQLFYLPFVKKVYISGNFIAVERYSIVEWTDVQDEMAEQIEAYLNDNGIVMEESAAPKKVPVTVYAESTPNPAVIKFVANKKIVTALFEFTSIDEAKLSPLATELFHFPFVKSVFLDENYVSITKYDIAEWDGITLELREFIRSYIEDGKEVVLPEAVETLKKSTEHVDTHFDTLDDTSKEIINILEEYVKPAVASDGGNIQFISYDEETKNVSVLLQGACSGCPSSTYTLKSGIENMLKEMLPGKVAMVEAING
- a CDS encoding LytR/AlgR family response regulator transcription factor — its product is MKLTAIIVEDEETSREILKNYLKKYCPNVVVLGEASNVEEALVLIRNNDLDLVFLDVEMPYGNAFDLLDKVGDVNFETVFVTAYNHYAIEALNAHASYYLMKPISIDELIKAVDYVTEIRTKENALQDEVLVPKTNNISGKITIPQIDGFEILNTADILYCKADDNYTEIYLNNNKKKLVSKTLKYFEDALTESTFARVHKSYLVNVNEVVKYLKGKGGSVLLSNGKEIMVSASKKAQLLSYFK
- a CDS encoding VWA domain-containing protein, which produces MKTHLKTFVFCAALIGFTSCNANNKKQPELYAEHTVEHEIEKEKNDKEPNKQFIKVALLLDTSNSMDGLINQAKAQLWDIVNELSYAKCGTNKPNLQIALYEYGNDNLNGDEGYIKQVLAFSDDLDDISKELFSLTTNGGEEYCGQVIQTSLNQLNWGKNPDDLKLIFIAGNEAFTQGKVNYQDATTNANEKDVTVNTIFCGNYRQGISSKWQAGAQLTKGDYMAIEQNTKTVHIASPYDDTILILNKKLNSTYVTYGSKGQRKMEMQAEQDKNAAGYSKANAVSRSVSKSSHLYKNKSWDLVDAEEMDEVVISDLKDDALPAELKGKSTEEIKGYIDTKRKEREDIQNEIQELNAKRKVYISKQKTEGNNGLENAMTNAIKAQAQKKNYTWK
- a CDS encoding histidine kinase, with translation MNTYLKYIALLSFVLFSTFVLAQNNGGLNIQGERFTVRGSVIESDTRNPIPDVNIEVNGGGYATTDIMGDFRIEVRIGDELTIRYKDFETVYYTIKSNERIEVQVETNKKERTLSKYSKRLRSNPESFKSLIDSADVYLKKDARKSIQFISEALVETNSAKENGIAYESLGDIYFYWKQYDLAVSNYRISLQSANSNEVSLKLANAYKLNKNYQESIQTYKALDKREFTNWQLVSLYEGLGDVYLLTKDFNTSIDNYKQGLTVAQNHLIKPKETDLNSKIAQAYSAKGDADKAKGFFYKSLNLANSENKKRAVSEKLKVADFQNDISDYSEEIQLRKEALNTISEIEADSVFDNESPLTPQKQNYKIGNAYASQGDVGNAISYLEKSIVEAESKSDLIVKKDATRRLSEVYQTAEDYEKSLKAFQDYVDLVDQVYAKKEQQISQAARFSKELSTKQNRITSLESDRELSESKYQLSTEQTKRQKLIIYSLIGGLALLLLAAFLMFKYIKQQRLANNLLALKSLRSQMNPHFIFNALNSVNSFIASNDERTANKYLTDFSLLMRAVLENSEQDFIPLEKEIKLLELYTKLEHFRFKDKFDYTIKVDKNINVNDFVIPPMLLQPYIENAVWHGLRYKKTKGNLEIAINQSNPNEITISIIDDGIGRTQSKALKTEHQQKQNSQGMGNIKKRVSILNEMYKDKVDVSIGDFQKEVDTGTKVIVTLKKD